In one Bufo gargarizans isolate SCDJY-AF-19 chromosome 11, ASM1485885v1, whole genome shotgun sequence genomic region, the following are encoded:
- the LOC122922206 gene encoding cholesterol 24-hydroxylase, which yields MWTLISWALLLLLGLAAAFLLLYCAYIQYTHMKYDHIPGPPRDSFLMGHTPTMMKLAKNNELVYDYFLDCAEKYGPVVRINGFHKVFVIVSSPEAIKELLMTNKHPKDKFYDQVFNLFGVRFLGKGLLTDRDYDHWHKQRRIMDPAFSRPYLMGLMGTFNEKAEELMEKLNEKADNKTEVKMHDFLNRMTLDVIAKVAFDMELNALHDDKTPFPRAILMAMRGLIELREPLGQFMPSKKKVIQEIRDSIRLLRKTGKECIERRQKMVQDGVEVPTDILTQILKGGALEDDCDIELLIDNFITFFIAGQETTANQLAFAVQELARHPEILQKVQAEVDEVIGSRRYVETDDLPKLRYLSQVLKETLRLYPPVPGTPRLLEDDFTVGGVKIPKNTTVAVYSYITGRLEEFFKDPLTFDPDRFSRDAPKPYFTYFPFSLGSRSCIGQIFSQMEAKVVMAKLLQRFDFELVEDQTFKILDTGTLRPMEGARCRLRARERQ from the exons ATGTGGACTCTCATATCATGGGccctactgctgctgctgggacTGGCCGCTGCCTTCCTCCTGCTCTACTGCGCTTACATCCAGTATACCCACATGAAGTACGACCACATCCCGGGACCCCCCagagacag CTTTTTAATGGGCCATACTCCCACAATGATGAAGCTGGCCAAAAACAATGAACTGGTCTACGATTATTTCCTAGACTG TGCAGAAAAATACGGCCCAGTTGTACGTATCAATGGCTTCCACAAAGTCTTTGTAATTGTTTCCAGCCCTGAAGCAATAAAG GAACTTCTGATGACCAACAAACACCCAAAAGACAAATTTTATGATCAAGTCTTCAATTTATTTGGAGTCAG atttttgggaaaaggatTGCTGACTGACAGGGATTATGACCACTGGCACAAGCAGCGAAGAATCATGGATCCTGCCTTCAGCAGACC GTATCTAATGGGGTTGATGGGAACGTTCAATGAAAAGGCGGAAGAGCTAATGGAGAAGCTGAATGAAAAGGCAGATAATAAAACAGAAGTTAAAATGCATGACTTTTTGAATAGAATGACCCTAGATGTGATTGCCAAG GTGGCATTTGACATGGAGCTGAATGCCTTACATGACGACAAGACACCATTCCCAAGGGCCATTCTCATGGCTATGAGAGGGTTAATCGAGTTGAGGGAACCTCTTGGACAG TTTATGCCttcaaagaaaaaagtgatccaaGAAATCCGAGACTCCATCCGCTTGCTGCGTAAGACGGGGAAGGAATGCATTGAGAGGAGGCAGAAGATGGTACAAGATGGTGTGGAGGTTCCTACTGATATACTGACTCAGATACTCAAAGGAGGAG CTCTGGAAGACGACTGCGACATCGAGCTCCTAATCGATAACTTCATCACGTTCTTCATAGCTG GGCAAGAAACGACCGCTAATCAATTAGCATTTGCTGTCCAAGAATTGGCCCGGCATCCCGAGATTTTGCAAAA GGTCCAGGCTGAAGTGGACGAGGTCATTGGTTCCAGGCGATACGTTGAGACTGACGACCTTCCTAAATTACGGTACCTGTCCCAG GTCCTGAAAGAGACCCTGAGGCTGTACCCCCCTGTCCCAGGAACCCCCAGATTATTAGAGGATGATTTTACAGTCGGGGGTGTCAAGATTCCTAAAAACACAACAGTGGCG GTCTACTCCTATATCACCGGGAGGTTGGAGGAATTCTTCAAAGATCCACTTACCTTCGACCCTGACCGATTTAGCCGAGACGCCCCGAA ACCGTACTTCACCTATTTCCCGTTTTCCCTCGGATCGCGCTCTTGCATAGGACAAATATTTTCACAG ATGGAGGCAAAAGTTGTGATGGCGAAGCTGCTGCAGAGATTCGACTTCGAGCTGGTGGAGGATCAGACATTTAAGATCCTGGATACGGGGACCCTGCGTCCCATGGAGGGTGCCAGGTGTCGTCTCAGAGCCAGGGAGAGGCAGTAA